The DNA segment GCCAGTTCGGCGGTCAGCCCCGCCCACATACCGCCGGCGAGCGCGGTGGCCAGCCGGTTGCGGGAGGCGAGCGCGCCGAGCGTGGCGAATCCGGCGAGGGTGGTGACCGCGTGCCTGCCCAGCCTGCCAGGGGTGTCGCCGGTCAGCGATCGCCAGTGCCTGCCGTGCTTGGCGCGCATCAACGCGTCGTCGGCATTGTGCCGCTGCCGTCGCACGCTCGCCAGGAAACCCTCGTTGTGCACGGGATGGGTCGTCACCCTCCGGCCCTCGGCGATCCGGTAACCCGCCTTGCACACCCGCAAGGCGAGGTCGGCGTCCTCCCTGAACGCGCGGGGGAACCGCTCGTCGAAGCCGCCGACCTCGATCAGCGCCGCGCGCCGGTAAGCGACGTCCGCCGCCGTCCACTTCGTACCGCTGAGCCGAAGCACGTCGCGTTCCTGATCGGTGGGGCGGCGGTCTTCCGGTACGGCGGCGGCGATCCTGGCGACCGAGGCGGCGACCCCTTGAGGCAACCCGTCGAGGTCTTCGGAAAGACGTTGCGTCCAGTCCACATCGGTCACGACGTCGTCGTCGAGGAAGGCGATCCACTCGGTGGTCGCGGCTCGCCAGCCGACGTTGCGCGCCGCGGCGGGGCCGCGACTCGCCGACCTCAGCTGCCGCAAGGGAAACCGGATGCGCGGTAGCGTCAGAGGCGCGTCGAGTGTACTGCCGTCCGCGTTCCTGACGCGCCGGTCGTCGACGACGATGACCTCGGCCGGATGTGGCCCCCTTGAGCTGCCCAGTGCGCGCAGGAGCGCCACGAGACTCGCCCTGCCCGTGGTCGGGATGACGACGCTGTAGTCCATCTTTGCCTCCACACGGCGGACGGACCTCGCGTGCGTCCATCCGCCGCCGGTGTGTGCGGTTGTGGGTTTTCGGTGGTTCCCGGCGGGTTGTGCGTGGCCGGTGTGCCTCACCGGCCGGACCGCGGTCTCGTGGCTGGGTTGTGGTCGTATCCGTTGGCGGGCCGTGTGCTGCCGTGGTGTCGCGGTGTGCGTCTGTGCTGGTTCCCTGGTGTGGCCCTGATGCGTCTGTGGTGCGGGGGTGGTGCGGATGTGGCGGCCTTGGTATGGGCTGTGGTGCTGCTCTGCTGGGCACTGGTTCGTCTGTGCTGTAGCCGTGGGGGCGCGGTGCTCGGGGTGCCGTTGATTGGGGTCTGGCGTGGACGTTTTCGACTCTCAATCGCTACCCGTTGTGCCTGGAATCAAACCGTTTGTCGCGGGCATCCCCCACACGAGCCCCAAACCTCGCGAGTCCCCCGTCCAGGCCGCCGAGATCCGCGTTCGGGACGGTGAGATCCCCGTCAGGGGCCGCGAGTTCTGCATTCGAGTCGCCGAGATACACATCCGGCTACCCACCCCACCGCGGTCTCGCCCGCCTGGCGCCAGAACTCGCACGCGGCGGGGCGCGGATCTCACTTACCAGCACGCACGGCTCGCCTCCCGAGTGCGGATCTCGCCCGCGCGAGCGCGGGTCTCGCTGTCCGGAGTGCGGATCTCGACGGTTTGAACGCAGATCTCGGCGGCCTGAGTGCGGATCTCGCGCGCCGGAGCGCGGGCTCGCGGGGCTGCCTGGCACCCGACAGGCTCGGCGGGGATTGGCCCGCCTCCCGGGTGGGTAGCACTTTCCGGGAGTACCCGCGTGCAGAGGGAGGGTCGTCCATGACCGGCTTCTTTGGTTCGGACTCCGGTCCGAGCGCCTTCGACCAGTTTCTCGCCCAGTTCTTCGGCAACGCCACACCGGGCCGCCCGCCCCAGGCCGTGGGCATCACCCGGCTGATGAGCGAGCAAGCGCTGGCGCTGGTCTCCGAAGCCGTCGAGAAGTCACGCGAATGGGGTGGAAACGAGCTCGACTCGCTGCATCTGCTGTGGGCCGCGACGCGATCGCCCGGCAGTCGAGAACTGATCCAGCGCGCGGGCGCCGACCCCGACGCCGTCGCGGCGCGCGTGGAGCGCGAGGCACCCCACGGCTCCCAGCGCACCGGCACCCCGGCACTCACGCCGGGAGCCAAGCGCACCCTGCTCGACGCACACCAGATCTCCAGGGGACTCGGGTCGAGCTACATCGGCCCGGAACACCTGCTGCTCGCCATGGTCGCCGGTCAGGATTCCGGCGCGGGCAGGGCGCTCGGCGAGTTCGGCGTCACCCCCGACACGATGCGCAGGGTCATCCAGGGCCAGGATCCAGGCACGGCAACCGGCACCGGCAGGGGCAGGCACGCCCCGCCGAGCGAGACCGAGACGCTGGACACCTACGGCCGCGACCTCACGGCGATGGCCCGCGACGGTCAGGTGGATCCCGTCGTCGGCAGGGACGACGAGATCGAGCAGACCATCGAGGTGCTGTCCCGGCGAACCAAGAACAACCCGGTACTGATCGGTGAGGCCGGGGTCGGCAAGACCGCCATCGTCGAAGGTCTCGCGCAGCGCATCGTCGACGGTCAGGTGCCGGACACGCTCATCGACCGCAGGGTCGTGCAGCTCGACGTGACCTCCATGGTCGCGGGCACCCGTTACCGGGGCGACTTCGAGGAGCGGATGACGAAGCTGCTCGACGAGATCCGCGGTCACCGCGACGAGCTGATCGTGTTCATCGACGAGCTGCACACCGTGGTCGGCGCCGGTTCCTCGGAAGGGTCGATGGGGGCGGGGAACATGCTCAAACCACCGCTTGCCAGGGGTGAGCTGCACATCGTCGGAGCGACCACATTGGACGAATATCGCACCAATGTGGAGACCGACCCCGCCTTCGAGCGCAGGTTCCAGCCGATTCTGGTCCCCGAGCCGAGTGTCGACGACACGATCCTGATCCTGCACGGGTTGCGCGATCAGTACGAGGCTCACCACCAGGTCCGGTTCACCGACGAGGCGCTGGACGCCGCGGCGACGATGTCGGATCGCTACGTCAACGACCGGCATCTTCCCGACAAGGCGATCGACCTGATCGACCAGGCCGGGGCACGCGTCAGGATGCGCTCGCGAAGGCGGCCGGAAGAACTGCGGGACCTGGAGTCGCGGCTGGAACAGCTCACCCGCGACCGCGATCAGGCGGTGAGCGAGGAGCACTACGAGCGGGCCTCCTCGCTGCGCGACGAGATCAAGGAACTGCGGGGACGGATCGAGGAGGTGGCAAAGGGGGAGCGGCCCGCCGACGTTCCCGAGGTGGCCACGGTCGACATCGCCGAGGTCGTCGCCAGGCAGACCGGCATCCCGATCAGCCAGCTGACCGAGGAGGAACGCGACCGGCTGCTGCACCTTGAGGATCATCTGCACGGCAGGGTCGTCGGCCAGGACGAGGCCGTGCAGGCCGTCGCGGAGGCGGTCCGCAGGACCCGCGCCGGTCTCGCGGAACCCAACCGGCCCTCGGGAAGTTTCCTGTTCCTCGGGCCAACAGGTGTTGGCAAGACCGAGCTGGCGAGAGCGCTGGCCGAGGTGCTTTTCGGTGGCGAGGACAGGATGATCCGGCTCGACATGTCGGAATACGGGGAGCGGCACACGGTGTCGCGGCTGATCGGAGCGCCGCCAGGCTACGTCGGCTACGACGAGGCCGGCCAGCTCACCGAGGCGGTGCGCAGGCACCCGTATTCGGTGGTGCTGCTCGACGAGATCGAGAAGGCCCACCCCGACGTGTTCAACATTCTGTTGCAGGTGCTCGACGACGGCAGGCTCACCGACGGTCGCGGTAGGACGGTCGACTTCACCAACACCGTGCTGATCATGACCAGCAACATCGGTTCCGAGCTGGTGCTGAGCAGCACGCAGGGCGCGCTCGGGTTCTCGGCCGGTGTGGAAGGTGATTCCGACGAGCCGCTGAGGGAACGGCTCATGCGCAGGCTCAGGGAGAGCTTCCGCCCCGAATTCCTCAACCGCATCGACGAGATCATCGTGTTCCGCAAGCTGTCGCCGGAGCAGCTTGAGCAGGTGACGTCGCTGTTGCTGAGCGAGACCAAGCGCAAGGCGAAGGCACAGGACGTGGGTGTCGAGATCGAACCGGAGGCGGTGCGCTGGCTTTCCGAGGCCGGGTACCAGCCCGAGTACGGCGCGAGGCCGCTGCGGCGCACCATTCAGCGCGAGGTGGACAACGTGTTGTCGGGGATGCTGTTGCGCGGCGACGTCGGCGCGGGCGGTCACGTCACGGTGAGCGTGCGCAACGGCAGGCTGTCGTTCGCGGTCACCCAGCCGGCCGCCGTGTGACTCACTCCGGCTGGAGCGCGGGGCGCGCCGGTTCGGGGAGGACGTGTTCGTAGGCCCTGAACGTGTCTGCGGCGACCCTGTCCCACGAGTAGCGGCAGCGGGCTCGGTCACTGCCCGCGATGCCGTATGCCTCGCGCAAGGCGTTGTCCAGCAACAGCTCCCTGACCGCCTCGGCGACGTTGTCCGGCCGGTCGGCTGGCACGAGTGTCCCGGTGACGCCGTCCACCACCGTGTCGGTGAGGTCTCCGACACCGGCGGCGACGACCGGGACGCCGCAGGCCATGGCCTCCACCGGCGTGCCGCCCGCCGCTTTCGCGCGCGGGGTGCACACCACGACGTCGGCGGAGCGCAGCAGCGCGGGAAGGTCGGTGTCGGGCACGTCGCCGATCAGGCTCACCCTGTCGGCGACCCCGTGCCGCGCGGCATGTTCCAGCAGGGCAGCGGAGATGGTGTCGCGGGTACCGGCTCTGCCCGCGATCACCAGTTCGGTGTCCGGCAGCGCGCGCAGTGCCGTGATGGTGATGTCGAAACCCGAGTCCTCGCACAGCTCACCCGCCGAGACGAGCCGGTACCCTCTGGCGCGAGGCTGAGTGACGCCGGTCGCCGTGAACACGGCGAGGTCGACCCCGCCGGGTACCACGGATATCCGGGCCCTCGGCACGCCGAGTCTTGCCAGTTCATCGGCCTCCACTGTGGACATCGCGACGATTCTGGCTACGTTGCGGCCGACGAGCCGTTCCAGCCGGACACGTTCGGCCGTCGCGGCGTCCGTCCTGCCCTCCGCGGCGAGGGTGTGGAAGGTCTGGGTGATGGGGATGCCCATGGCTTTCGCCGCGGTCACCGCGGTGATGCCGGACATCCAGAAGTGCGCGTGTACGAGGTCGGGCGGCTCGGCCGACCACGCGTCGTCGAGGAAAGCCGCGAACGTGCCGAGGTGCGGGAGGACGTCTTCGGTTTCAAGCGGCCGAGCCGGACCCGCCGGAATGGGCACGATCCGGTAGCCGTCCTCGGTCGGTCCCGATCGCCTCCCGGGAGCGTCGCGTCGCGTGTAGACGGTGATGTCGTGGCCAGCCCTCGTCAGAGCGGCGGAAAGTTCCGCGACGTGCCTGCTCTGATCGCCGAGGGAGGCCGAGGGACTGGCCCGCTCGGAGACCATGGCGATTTTCATCGCTGTGGCCGGTGTTCGGGAAGCAGCGCGATGACGAGCCCGGCCGCGCAGCTCAGCCCGTAGAGGAAGGCGTTGGCGGCGTTGACGTTCACGATGTCACCGGGACCGCCGATGACGGTCGCGAAGATCGTGTACGCGGTGAGTCCCGCGAAGGCGAAGAAGAGCAGCCAGCCGTAAACCCTCGTTGTGGCCGATTTGCGGGCGGCGAGCAGGCCGAGCACGCCCGCGGCGATGTGGACGATGTTGAGCAGCCCGCTCACGCCGAAACCGAGGACGGTCCGGCTGTGGTCGACGCCCGCCGCGTCACCATGCGTGACGAATCCGGCGATGCCCAGCGCGAGGAATATCGCGCCGATGACCAATACGACGAATCTCGGCCAGGACACCTGGGGCACGGTGGCCGGTGTCGACGCTGAACTGGTCATGACGGCCACCGCGACGAGTTGAACTCTGGCAGGTACCGCATCGGTTGTCCTTTCCGTCCGGCAGGCGCGGCCCCGACGGTCCACGTGCGACTCCCGAGGCGCGGACCGGACGCCTGCCCACTCGGTGCGACCGAGCGCGCTCCACTCGGCTACCCGCGCCGGTGCGGCGCAAACTGCTTGGTGAAATCGATGTGCACGAGCTGCCTTGTCGGCTGGTGCAGGCCGGTTTCACAGCGCCAAGCCGACAGCGAGTCGGTGACGACGCCGAGTACCCGCCAGCCGAACGTGTCGTTCTGGGGGAGACCACCGTGCGTGGTCGTCGTGGAGATCGCCACCCGCAGCGTTCCGAAGGTGACCGAGTAGCGGCAGTTCAGCATCGCGCCTGGGGTGGAGCGGCGGATCAGGCAGGTACACGCCTCGTCGACCGCGATCGTCACGTCCGCGGCCTCGTCGGGGCCGAAACCCTCGTGGGCCGCCAGATGCCTGGCGAGCGCCCGCAGCGTGGCGAGGTTGCGGAACTCGGCGGGCACGGTCAGCTCGAAAGGACCGGCGCAGCCCGGCCCCCTCCACTCCTCAAGCTCGCGACAACGCATGGTCAAAGTGGGGTACCCGGCGAGGCGGTGCGAAACGCGAGCTGATCGTGGTCAGCGCAGCGGGTGCAGCGGCGCCAGTTCGACGGGCGCGGCTCCCGTGACGATCGTGTCGGCCAGCAGCTTGCCGCTCACCGGCCCGTGGGTCATGCCCCACATGCCGTGTCCTCCCGCGACGTAGACGTGGGAGGACAGCGTCGGCCCGATGAGCGGGAGCCCGTCGGTGGTGCACGGCCGGGCACCGACCCACTCGTCGGAGCGCGTATCCCAGTCGACATCGCGTACGAAGAGCCTCGCCGCGCTCAGGACACTCGTGATGCGCCGGGGGTCGAGCGGGGCGTCGGCCGGCCGGAACTCCATCATTCCGGAGACTCTGAGCCGGTCACCCAGCGGAGTGCACACGACTTTCTCGGCGGGAAAGTAGACCGGGCCGGAGGGCATGACACGGGGAATCACGCTGAAGCTGTAGCCCCGGCCCGCGCGCACGTGCCTGCGCACCCCGAATCCGTGCGCGAGGCGGTCGAGCAGCGCGCCGTTGGCCAGTACGACGGCGTCGGGTTCGTGGACCGCTCCTGCGGCGGTGTGGACGCGCGCGCCGCGTTCGGTGGCCTCGACCGAGGTCACCTCCGCGCCTTCCTCGATGTGGACGCCTTTCTCACTGACGGCGGCGGCGAGTGCCCGTACATAGCTCACCGGGTCGACGCAGCGCTGCCCGTGAAGCCGCAGCGCGCTGCCGATCCGGGAGGACAGCGTCGGTTCCAGTTCCCGCGCCCGCACGCCGGTCAGCAGTTCGAACTCCACGTGCTGGCCAGCGGCCCTCACCCGCTCCAGTTCGGTGACGATCACCTGGCGTTGCTGATGGTTCCGGGTCGCGATGAGACACGGCGCCAGTGTCTCGGTCACGGCCGATGGCAACTCGTCGTGCGCGGCCAGCGCCTTGTTGTTCAGCGGAGCCAGCGCGGCCATGCCGCTGTTCCAGCGCCGCGACGTGCTGTTGCGGGCGAGTGAGAGCAAGAACGGCGCGAGCCGGGGATCGGCGGGAACGTAGAGCGGAGCCGACGGCGAGAGGAAACCCGAAAGCCCTGCCCGCAGCGTCGCCGGTTCCGGCAGCGGAACCGCGAGCGCTGGGGAGAGCCAGCCCGCGTTGCCCCACGAGGCGCCCTCGCCCGTTCTGCCCCGCTCCAGCACGGTGACCTCGACGCCGTAGCGGCGCAGGAACCACGCGGTGCACAGGCCGACGAAGCCCGCGCCGACAACCACAACGTGCCCTGGCTCACGCCTGCTGATCATGTTGATCCAGCCTAGCCGCGCTGACGGCGGCGAGAAACACTCACCAGGGTCGTATGCTCGCGGAATGTCTGTCGTGGCACAGGGCATGGAAGACGGCAAGGACGGGAAAGACTTCGAGGCCGCGCGTCCCAGGCTGTTCGCCATCGCCTACCGCATGCTGGGCTCCGCCGCCGAGGCCGAGGACGCCGTGCAGGACACGTTTCTGCGCTGGACCGCGGCGGACCGCTCCGACATCGAGGTCCCGGTGGCGTGGCTGACGAAGGTGCTCGGCAACCTGTGCCTCACGCGGCTCGGCTCGGCCCGCGCGCGCAGGGAAAGCTACGTCGGACCGTGGCTGCCCGAGCCGGTGGCGACCGAGGACTCGGCGCTGGGCCCGCTCGACACGGCCGAGCAGCGCGACTCGGTGTCGATGGCCTTTCTCCTGCTGCTGGAACGGCTCAATCCGGCCGAACGGGCGGTGTTCGTGCTCAGGGAGGCATTCGAGTACGCGCACAGGGAGATCGCGGAAATCCTCGATCTGACCGAGGCCAACAGTCAGCAGCTCTACCACCGCGCGCGGCGGCGCGTCGCGGAGGAACGTGCCCGGTTCCCCTCTGCACCGCGGCGGGGAAAGGAGATGGCGCAACGGTTTCTGTCCGCGGCGAGAGGCGGGGACCTCGAAGGGCTGAGGGAACTGCTCGCCGCCGATGTCGTCTCGTGGGCTGACGGCGGCGGCAAGACTCACGCGGCGAGGAAACCGGTGCGCGGACTGGACAAGGTCGTGCGGTATCTGGGTTGGATGAGCACCGAGGTGCCGGGTCTGGCCGTGACGGTGCTGGAACTCAACGGCCAGCCCGGCCTGCTGGCGACCGTGGGGGAGCAGCCGCTGCTCGCCGTCGTCCTCGACATCGCCGACGGCAAGATCACCACCATTCGGATAGTCAACAACCCCGACAAACTCGTGTTCCTGAATACGCAGGTGCGCCGGAACGGGTGAAGGGGTCCCGTTCCGGCGATAGGGTGCCGTCAGGGCATCCACCGACCGGAGGTGCGCGGGCGCATGGGCAGCCGGGGCAGGGACACCGTCGACGCCGTCGTCGTCGGGGCGGGAATCAACGGTCTCGTCGCCGCGGCCGAACTCGGCAAGGCCGGCTGGTCGGTCGCACTGGTCGAGGCAGGCGAGCGTCTCGGAGGTTTCGTCGACTCGGGGCAGCGGACCCTTCCCGGCTACGTGCACGACACGTACTCCTCGTGGCATCCGCTGTTCGTGTCGGGACCGGCCTACGGCACGCTCGGCGACGATCTGCACCGGCACGGCCTCAGGTACCGCAACACCGAAGGGGTACTCACCGCGAGTGTCGCCCGCGGCGGAAGGACCGTGCTGGCCCACCGTGACCCGGAAGCGACGACGGAAGGTTTCGAGTACCCCGCCGACAGAGCGAGGTACCTGCGCATGCTCGCCGACGTCGACCCTTCCGTGCTGGCGGTCGTGCTCTCCGGCGAGCCACGAGGCACAAGCGCGCTGACCGGCATGGCTTCGCTGGCGCTGCGCGGGCGGCTGCCCGGCATCCGCTCGCTGACAAGGGACGTGGTGACCAGCGGGCGCGGCTATGTGCGCAGGGAATTCGACGGCTGGGAAGTCGATCAGCTCTGGACACCGTGGTTGTTGCACGCCGGGCTCGCGCCCGATCAGGCGACGGGCGGGTTTCTGCTTCCCGTCCTCGCCGCGACGTTGCACGGCGCCGGGCTTCCCGTCGTCGAGGGTGGTGCGCGGCGGTTCGTCGCGGCCTTCGAATCGCTGCTGGCGACGCTGCCGGTCGAAGTAAGGCTCGGCAGCGCCGTCGAGAAGGTCGTCGTCGAGGACGGAAAGGCGGCAGGCGTCGTCGCGGGAGGGACCACGGTGCGGGCCAGAAGGGCCGTACTCGCCTCCGTCGCGCCCGACGTGCTCTACGAGGAGCTGCTGGGCGGGGCACGTAAGCCCTATCCCCGGTTCCGGCAGGGACGTGCCGCGATGCAGATTCACGTCGCGCTCGCCGCTCCGCCGAACTGGCGCGACCCGCGACTCGCCGGGGTGCCGCTGATCCATCTCAGCGACGGCGCCGGCAGCACCGGCATCGCCTGCGCCGAGGCGGAAGCGGGTCTGCTTCCCCGCGACCCGACCGTCGTCGTCGGCCAGCAGCACGTGCTCGACCCGGCGAGGGTGCCCGATGGCGCCGCGAGCCTGTGGATCCAGTTGCAGGAGGTGCCGTTCGCGCCGAAAGGTGACGCCGCAAGGGAATTGGACACCTCGGGCGGCTGGGCCGGTTCGCTTGGCCGCGCGTTCACCAATCGCGTGCTCGCCCGGATCACGGAACAGGCACCGGGACTGTCCGCGCTGGTGCGGCACGTCGACGTGCTCACCCCGGCCGATCTCGCCTCGGCCAACCCCAACGCGGTCGCCGGTGACCCCTACGGCGGTTCCGCCGAGCTGGACCAGAGCCTGTGGTGGCGGCCACCACACAGGACACCGGTGCCGAAACTGTGGCACATTGGCGCCTCGACCCATCCCGGTGCCGGGCTCGGCGGCGGTTCGGGGCATCTCGTGGCCACCGCGCTGACCCGCCGCCGTTGACGGCCGTGCCGCTGTGACGAGAGGGAAGCCATGCCGCTGCTCACGGATCTGCTCGAAGCGATAGGCGACAAGCGGATCGAGGTCGTCGACCTGACCGCGCCGCTCACCGAGAACACCCCGGTCCTGCGTCTTCCCGAGCCGTTCGCCAACACGATCGGTTTCTCGCT comes from the Prauserella marina genome and includes:
- a CDS encoding HAD-IIIA family hydrolase: MDYSVVIPTTGRASLVALLRALGSSRGPHPAEVIVVDDRRVRNADGSTLDAPLTLPRIRFPLRQLRSASRGPAAARNVGWRAATTEWIAFLDDDVVTDVDWTQRLSEDLDGLPQGVAASVARIAAAVPEDRRPTDQERDVLRLSGTKWTAADVAYRRAALIEVGGFDERFPRAFREDADLALRVCKAGYRIAEGRRVTTHPVHNEGFLASVRRQRHNADDALMRAKHGRHWRSLTGDTPGRLGRHAVTTLAGFATLGALASRNRLATALAGGMWAGLTAELAAKRIRSGPASPGELARMLTTSPLIPPAACAYRLAGELRIREPAAVLFDRDDTLIETVPSLTDPERVRPLPGVAAALRSLRDAGVLLGVVSNQSGMSQGNGARHAVDARVDELLGPFQTWQVCPHRPADACPCRRPKPGLVLRAADALGVDVRRCVVVGDTGADVDAARAAGALGVLVPSERTRSDDVTRARAQARVARNVAEAVRVAMDVL
- a CDS encoding ATP-dependent Clp protease ATP-binding subunit, giving the protein MTGFFGSDSGPSAFDQFLAQFFGNATPGRPPQAVGITRLMSEQALALVSEAVEKSREWGGNELDSLHLLWAATRSPGSRELIQRAGADPDAVAARVEREAPHGSQRTGTPALTPGAKRTLLDAHQISRGLGSSYIGPEHLLLAMVAGQDSGAGRALGEFGVTPDTMRRVIQGQDPGTATGTGRGRHAPPSETETLDTYGRDLTAMARDGQVDPVVGRDDEIEQTIEVLSRRTKNNPVLIGEAGVGKTAIVEGLAQRIVDGQVPDTLIDRRVVQLDVTSMVAGTRYRGDFEERMTKLLDEIRGHRDELIVFIDELHTVVGAGSSEGSMGAGNMLKPPLARGELHIVGATTLDEYRTNVETDPAFERRFQPILVPEPSVDDTILILHGLRDQYEAHHQVRFTDEALDAAATMSDRYVNDRHLPDKAIDLIDQAGARVRMRSRRRPEELRDLESRLEQLTRDRDQAVSEEHYERASSLRDEIKELRGRIEEVAKGERPADVPEVATVDIAEVVARQTGIPISQLTEEERDRLLHLEDHLHGRVVGQDEAVQAVAEAVRRTRAGLAEPNRPSGSFLFLGPTGVGKTELARALAEVLFGGEDRMIRLDMSEYGERHTVSRLIGAPPGYVGYDEAGQLTEAVRRHPYSVVLLDEIEKAHPDVFNILLQVLDDGRLTDGRGRTVDFTNTVLIMTSNIGSELVLSSTQGALGFSAGVEGDSDEPLRERLMRRLRESFRPEFLNRIDEIIVFRKLSPEQLEQVTSLLLSETKRKAKAQDVGVEIEPEAVRWLSEAGYQPEYGARPLRRTIQREVDNVLSGMLLRGDVGAGGHVTVSVRNGRLSFAVTQPAAV
- a CDS encoding glycosyltransferase, whose translation is MKIAMVSERASPSASLGDQSRHVAELSAALTRAGHDITVYTRRDAPGRRSGPTEDGYRIVPIPAGPARPLETEDVLPHLGTFAAFLDDAWSAEPPDLVHAHFWMSGITAVTAAKAMGIPITQTFHTLAAEGRTDAATAERVRLERLVGRNVARIVAMSTVEADELARLGVPRARISVVPGGVDLAVFTATGVTQPRARGYRLVSAGELCEDSGFDITITALRALPDTELVIAGRAGTRDTISAALLEHAARHGVADRVSLIGDVPDTDLPALLRSADVVVCTPRAKAAGGTPVEAMACGVPVVAAGVGDLTDTVVDGVTGTLVPADRPDNVAEAVRELLLDNALREAYGIAGSDRARCRYSWDRVAADTFRAYEHVLPEPARPALQPE
- a CDS encoding DUF4383 domain-containing protein produces the protein MTSSASTPATVPQVSWPRFVVLVIGAIFLALGIAGFVTHGDAAGVDHSRTVLGFGVSGLLNIVHIAAGVLGLLAARKSATTRVYGWLLFFAFAGLTAYTIFATVIGGPGDIVNVNAANAFLYGLSCAAGLVIALLPEHRPQR
- a CDS encoding ATP-binding protein, whose protein sequence is MRCRELEEWRGPGCAGPFELTVPAEFRNLATLRALARHLAAHEGFGPDEAADVTIAVDEACTCLIRRSTPGAMLNCRYSVTFGTLRVAISTTTTHGGLPQNDTFGWRVLGVVTDSLSAWRCETGLHQPTRQLVHIDFTKQFAPHRRG
- a CDS encoding NAD(P)/FAD-dependent oxidoreductase, coding for MISRREPGHVVVVGAGFVGLCTAWFLRRYGVEVTVLERGRTGEGASWGNAGWLSPALAVPLPEPATLRAGLSGFLSPSAPLYVPADPRLAPFLLSLARNSTSRRWNSGMAALAPLNNKALAAHDELPSAVTETLAPCLIATRNHQQRQVIVTELERVRAAGQHVEFELLTGVRARELEPTLSSRIGSALRLHGQRCVDPVSYVRALAAAVSEKGVHIEEGAEVTSVEATERGARVHTAAGAVHEPDAVVLANGALLDRLAHGFGVRRHVRAGRGYSFSVIPRVMPSGPVYFPAEKVVCTPLGDRLRVSGMMEFRPADAPLDPRRITSVLSAARLFVRDVDWDTRSDEWVGARPCTTDGLPLIGPTLSSHVYVAGGHGMWGMTHGPVSGKLLADTIVTGAAPVELAPLHPLR
- a CDS encoding RNA polymerase sigma-70 factor, producing the protein MSVVAQGMEDGKDGKDFEAARPRLFAIAYRMLGSAAEAEDAVQDTFLRWTAADRSDIEVPVAWLTKVLGNLCLTRLGSARARRESYVGPWLPEPVATEDSALGPLDTAEQRDSVSMAFLLLLERLNPAERAVFVLREAFEYAHREIAEILDLTEANSQQLYHRARRRVAEERARFPSAPRRGKEMAQRFLSAARGGDLEGLRELLAADVVSWADGGGKTHAARKPVRGLDKVVRYLGWMSTEVPGLAVTVLELNGQPGLLATVGEQPLLAVVLDIADGKITTIRIVNNPDKLVFLNTQVRRNG
- a CDS encoding phytoene desaturase family protein, with product MGSRGRDTVDAVVVGAGINGLVAAAELGKAGWSVALVEAGERLGGFVDSGQRTLPGYVHDTYSSWHPLFVSGPAYGTLGDDLHRHGLRYRNTEGVLTASVARGGRTVLAHRDPEATTEGFEYPADRARYLRMLADVDPSVLAVVLSGEPRGTSALTGMASLALRGRLPGIRSLTRDVVTSGRGYVRREFDGWEVDQLWTPWLLHAGLAPDQATGGFLLPVLAATLHGAGLPVVEGGARRFVAAFESLLATLPVEVRLGSAVEKVVVEDGKAAGVVAGGTTVRARRAVLASVAPDVLYEELLGGARKPYPRFRQGRAAMQIHVALAAPPNWRDPRLAGVPLIHLSDGAGSTGIACAEAEAGLLPRDPTVVVGQQHVLDPARVPDGAASLWIQLQEVPFAPKGDAARELDTSGGWAGSLGRAFTNRVLARITEQAPGLSALVRHVDVLTPADLASANPNAVAGDPYGGSAELDQSLWWRPPHRTPVPKLWHIGASTHPGAGLGGGSGHLVATALTRRR